One Micropterus dolomieu isolate WLL.071019.BEF.003 ecotype Adirondacks linkage group LG23, ASM2129224v1, whole genome shotgun sequence DNA window includes the following coding sequences:
- the bhlha9 gene encoding class A basic helix-loop-helix protein 9, which yields MSCSSVAGSEFSEEELELGMLGQEEDEGSPKASFQDSESSSSSPSDPEEGQTKKRNRPVRSKARRMAANVRERKRIMDYNQAFNALRVALNHDLSGKRLSKIATLQRAINRISALSVFLSSNPPSKSCTHRECNRSSVGPAAMGASRLEQTRVTVPCPAHQSYVPWHTSISHQMQPQQGPHMHRLPAEPHIYMDNTMSSCPPSPHYPCYPTEGQLYASHGHCGSPHDLPPSPLRYPQVGEGLGYQPGVWASCTQRYMDTFVEPSPALGHPWQVSYLQEPEHSLSLCSDIM from the coding sequence ATGAGCTGTAGCAGTGTTGCAGGATCAGAGTTCTCTGAGGAAGAGCTGGAACTTGGCATGCTGGGCCAGGAGGAGGACGAGGGAAGTCCCAAGGCATCTTTCCAAGACAGTGAGAGCTCAAGCAGCAGCCCAAGTGACCCAGAGGAAGGCCAGACCAAGAAGCGCAATCGACCCGTCCGCTCAAAAGCTCGAAGAATGGCTGCCAATGTCCGCGAGCGAAAACGCATCATGGACTACAACCAGGCCTTCAATGCCCTACGTGTTGCTCTGAACCACGACCTCAGCGGCAAAAGGCTCTCCAAGATTGCCACACTGCAGAGGGCCATCAACCGCATCTCCGCTCTCTCAGTGTTCCTGAGCTCCAACCCCCCCAGCAAGTCCTGCACCCATCGGGAGTGCAACAGGTCATCTGTGGGGCCAGCTGCGATGGGAGCATCTCGACTCGAGCAGACCAGGGTAACGGTTCCTTGTCCGGCGCATCAGAGTTACGTCCCCTGGCACACATCTATTTCTCACCAGATGCAGCCACAACAAGGGCCTCACATGCACAGGCTGCCCGCGGAGCCACACATCTACATGGATAACACTATGTCGTCATGTCCCCCGTCGCCACACTACCCTTGTTATCCCACTGAGGGACAGCTTTATGCCTCACATGGACACTGCGGCAGCCCCCACGACCTTCCTCCCAGTCCTCTGCGATATCCTCAGGTGGGTGAGGGGTTGGGGTACCAGCCCGGGGTGTGGGCCTCCTGCACTCAGAGATACATGGACACTTTTGTGGAGCCGTCTCCAGCTCTGGGGCATCCGTGGCAGGTGAGCTACCTGCAGGAGCCGGAGCACAGCCTGTCTCTGTGCTCTGACATAATGTAG